From Coffea arabica cultivar ET-39 chromosome 2e, Coffea Arabica ET-39 HiFi, whole genome shotgun sequence, the proteins below share one genomic window:
- the LOC113728741 gene encoding uncharacterized protein has protein sequence TISPRALCRGSAASVGFGFLWSKNLMRQGVSIGIRSSTNECVCKVDIKPWLFTPRKGFISSEANSTAIDIYWDFSSAKFGFGPEPLEGFYLAVAFNQELVLLLGDLQKEVYKKIGPSPVASNTVFIAKREHIFGKRVYTTKAQFCDHGPIHDIEIECDTGGINDPSLAISVDSRAVLQVKRLRWKFRGNQTILVDGLPVEVYWDVHSWFLGNVMGNAVFLFQACLSAEMLRNRGFSYSFSPKQQLYKIIDAGVRPAVCLLVQSFRE, from the coding sequence ACCATTAGCCCAAGAGCTTTGTGTCGTGGATCCGCCGCATCAGTTGGTTTCGGATTTCTTTGGTCCAAGAATTTGATGCGGCAAGGAGTTAGCATTGGGATTCGGAGTTCAACCAATGAATGCGTCTGCAAGGTTGATATTAAGCCTTGGTTATTTACTCCAAGAAAAGGGTTCATAAGTTCAGAGGCCAATTCCACTGCAATTGACATATATTGGGATTTTTCATCCGCAAAATTTGGTTTTGGCCCGGAACCGCTAGAGGGGTTCTATTTAGCTGTTGCATTTAACCAAGAACTTGTCCTGCTCCTCGGGGATTTGCAAAAGGAAGTGTATAAGAAAATAGGTCCTAGCCCTGTTGCATCTAATACGGTGTTTATTGCCAAAAGAGAGCACATCTTTGGGAAGCGAGTATACACTACAAAGGCTCAATTCTGTGACCACGGGCCGATACATGACATCGAAATTGAGTGCGATACTGGGGGGATTAACGATCCATCTCTGGCCATCAGTGTGGATAGCAGAGCGGTGTTGCAGGTGAAGCGGCTGCGGTGGAAGTTCAGGGGGAACCAGACTATTTTGGTGGATGGACTGCCGGTGGAAGTGTACTGGGATGTTCACAGTTGGTTCTTAGGGAATGTTATGGGCAATGCTGTTTTCCTGTTTCAAGCCTGTCTCTCGGCCGAGATGCTGCGAAACAGAGGgttttcttattctttttccCCAAAGCAGCAGCTGTACAAAATTATTGATGCAGGAGTTAGACCGGCCGTGTGCCTTTTGGTTCAGAGTTTTAGAGAATAA
- the LOC113731775 gene encoding vesicle-associated protein 1-3-like isoform X2, which translates to MGISGPGDFLSIHPTELKFPFELRKQSSCSLQLINRTDQYIAFKAHKEMPPDMQCKDKFLVQSVVMPEGAKELNQQMFEKEDGKVIGESKLRVAYIPANPPSPVPEEPEEDSSPISSMVDDEVKSSEHVSRTFEESTGGASSSEDWPMISKLMEEKTSATQQNQKLYLELEKTRKEILRNQVGRVSLFIVLLIGLVGVLIGYFIR; encoded by the exons ATGGGAATTAGCGGCCCCGGTGATTTTCTTAGCATTCACCCAACAGAACTCAAGTTTCCAT TTGAATTGAGAAAGCAGAGTTCATGTTCTTTGCAACTCATCAACAGGACTGATCAATATATTGCATTCAAG GCGCATAAAGAGATGCCCCCTGATATGCAGTGCAAAGATAAGTTTCTAGTTCAGAGTGTTGTCATGCCTGAGGGTGCAAAGGAGTTAAATCAGCAGATG TTCGAGAAGGAGGACGGAAAGGTCATTGGGGAGTCCAAATTGAGGGTTGCTTATATTCCTGCCAATCCCCCTTCTCCAGTCCCTGAAGAACCTGAAGAAGATTCTTCTCCCATATCATCTATGGTTGATGATGAGGTTAAAAGTTCTGAGCAT GTAAGTAGGACTTTTGAGGAGTCAACAGGCGGAGCATCCTCTTCAGAG GATTGGCCTATGATATCAAAGTTGATGGAGGAGAAGACTTCTGCTACTCAACAGAATCAAAAGCTTTATCTTGAGCTG GAAAAGACGAGGAAAGAAATTCTCAGGAATCAAGTTGGTCGTGTCTCCTTGTTCATCGTGTTACTCATTGGTCTAGTAGGTGTGCTAATTGGGTACTTTATCAGATGA
- the LOC113731775 gene encoding vesicle-associated protein 1-3-like isoform X1: MGISGPGDFLSIHPTELKFPFELRKQSSCSLQLINRTDQYIAFKVKTTNPRKYSVRPNAGVIRPGAISNVTVTMQAHKEMPPDMQCKDKFLVQSVVMPEGAKELNQQMFEKEDGKVIGESKLRVAYIPANPPSPVPEEPEEDSSPISSMVDDEVKSSEHVSRTFEESTGGASSSEDWPMISKLMEEKTSATQQNQKLYLELEKTRKEILRNQVGRVSLFIVLLIGLVGVLIGYFIR, encoded by the exons ATGGGAATTAGCGGCCCCGGTGATTTTCTTAGCATTCACCCAACAGAACTCAAGTTTCCAT TTGAATTGAGAAAGCAGAGTTCATGTTCTTTGCAACTCATCAACAGGACTGATCAATATATTGCATTCAAG GTTAAAACAACCAATCCCAGAAAGTACAGTGTTCGGCCGAATGCTGGTGTTATTCGGCCTGGTGCCATTAGCAATGTCACCG TTACAATGCAGGCGCATAAAGAGATGCCCCCTGATATGCAGTGCAAAGATAAGTTTCTAGTTCAGAGTGTTGTCATGCCTGAGGGTGCAAAGGAGTTAAATCAGCAGATG TTCGAGAAGGAGGACGGAAAGGTCATTGGGGAGTCCAAATTGAGGGTTGCTTATATTCCTGCCAATCCCCCTTCTCCAGTCCCTGAAGAACCTGAAGAAGATTCTTCTCCCATATCATCTATGGTTGATGATGAGGTTAAAAGTTCTGAGCAT GTAAGTAGGACTTTTGAGGAGTCAACAGGCGGAGCATCCTCTTCAGAG GATTGGCCTATGATATCAAAGTTGATGGAGGAGAAGACTTCTGCTACTCAACAGAATCAAAAGCTTTATCTTGAGCTG GAAAAGACGAGGAAAGAAATTCTCAGGAATCAAGTTGGTCGTGTCTCCTTGTTCATCGTGTTACTCATTGGTCTAGTAGGTGTGCTAATTGGGTACTTTATCAGATGA